The following proteins are encoded in a genomic region of Streptococcus sp. 29892:
- a CDS encoding DUF6773 family protein codes for MKKIVTDERVQQEENQVFAWVGKTMNILLPLSFLIKSLVLKWSFDTYVFELFAMLVVSVYLFYGYWRKGLDMERGTSWQAYLYLGGVIAGTTIVMAWTNYQTYGQHYSGIWDWHFWVVILIFLVSVTCLCLLLLNILSWANKYRQKQVEKELEEEME; via the coding sequence ATGAAAAAAATTGTGACTGATGAACGTGTTCAACAAGAAGAAAACCAAGTCTTTGCCTGGGTGGGAAAGACCATGAATATTCTTTTGCCCCTCTCATTTCTCATCAAAAGTCTGGTCTTAAAATGGTCGTTTGATACCTATGTTTTTGAACTGTTTGCCATGTTGGTAGTTTCAGTCTATCTCTTTTACGGTTATTGGAGGAAGGGGCTTGATATGGAGCGGGGAACTTCTTGGCAGGCTTACCTTTACCTAGGAGGGGTGATTGCTGGGACAACGATTGTAATGGCTTGGACCAACTACCAGACCTATGGACAGCATTATAGTGGCATCTGGGATTGGCATTTTTGGGTGGTGATTTTGATATTCCTCGTCTCTGTTACCTGTCTTTGTTTGCTATTGTTGAACATACTATCTTGGGCGAATAAGTATCGTCAGAAGCAGGTGGAAAAAGAGTTGGAAGAAGA
- a CDS encoding helix-turn-helix transcriptional regulator: protein MKNLRLKLARVEKDMTQGDLAEAIGVTRQTIGLIEAGKYNPSLSLCLSICHCLGKSLDQLFWEEPTDEKNCD from the coding sequence ATGAAAAATCTTCGGTTAAAGTTAGCGCGTGTGGAAAAAGATATGACCCAAGGGGACTTGGCAGAGGCTATTGGAGTGACCCGCCAGACCATCGGTCTGATTGAGGCAGGGAAATACAATCCTAGTCTAAGTCTTTGTTTATCGATTTGCCACTGTTTAGGGAAAAGTTTAGATCAATTATTTTGGGAGGAACCAACTGATGAAAAAAATTGTGACTGA